In [Limnothrix rosea] IAM M-220, one genomic interval encodes:
- a CDS encoding YcjF family protein, giving the protein MNPIRLTLFFIGLSVVLGLILWLINSLYRLYLQVSFTAPFLANILILLLIGLIGLILWTFVRYFNLFGLNKSRKKRVRRSVSTPDIPQLPTEKTEVAAANLQVVQQQVSQIQDEVARKVLLGRSQEIQASFERNELQVAVFGTGSAGKTSLVNAMIGEIVGNVEATMGTTKLGKQFRLKLKGLKRDIVITDTPGILEMGEAGVQRDELARDLATTADLLLFVVDNDLRQSEFEPLCELAELGKRSLLVFNKVDLYTEEDQEIIGDRLKSKVHHLIAEADVIPVCANPQPFELENGELYEPEPEVVPLMERLATVLRAEGDNLLADNLLLQSKRLTEETRRIIDHQRKKQAEQVIERYQWIGAGVIAVTPLPVVDMLATAAVNAQMVMEIGRVYGCEIDGDRGKELAVSLGKTLVSLGVVKGAVEMLARVLQTNVATFVVGKAIQGVTAAYLTRIAGKSFIEYFSNDQDWGDGGITEVVQEQFQLSKKDEFVKDFVGEALLKVVNPFKDMWQIEFEENPELSELEWTTPKRRRRDEW; this is encoded by the coding sequence ATGAATCCGATTCGGTTAACGCTATTTTTTATTGGTCTCAGTGTGGTGCTGGGGCTAATTTTGTGGTTGATCAATTCGCTGTATCGTCTTTATCTTCAGGTTTCGTTTACTGCGCCGTTTCTGGCAAATATCCTGATTTTGTTATTGATTGGCTTAATCGGGCTGATTTTATGGACATTTGTTCGCTATTTCAATCTTTTTGGTCTAAATAAATCGCGCAAGAAAAGAGTGCGTCGGTCGGTCTCGACTCCGGATATCCCCCAACTTCCTACTGAAAAAACTGAGGTCGCGGCAGCGAATCTTCAGGTGGTGCAGCAGCAGGTTTCGCAAATTCAGGACGAAGTGGCTCGCAAAGTGCTGTTGGGGCGATCGCAGGAAATTCAAGCCAGTTTTGAGCGGAACGAATTACAAGTCGCAGTGTTTGGGACAGGTTCGGCGGGGAAGACTTCTTTGGTGAATGCCATGATCGGCGAGATTGTCGGCAATGTGGAGGCAACGATGGGTACAACGAAGTTGGGAAAACAGTTTCGTTTAAAGCTCAAGGGATTAAAGCGCGACATTGTGATTACGGATACGCCCGGTATTTTGGAGATGGGTGAGGCGGGTGTGCAGCGGGATGAGCTGGCGCGGGATTTGGCGACGACGGCGGATTTACTGTTATTTGTGGTGGATAATGATCTCCGGCAATCGGAGTTTGAACCGCTGTGTGAGTTGGCGGAATTGGGGAAACGATCGCTCCTCGTGTTTAATAAGGTTGATCTTTATACGGAAGAAGATCAAGAAATTATTGGCGATCGCCTCAAAAGTAAAGTGCATCATTTGATCGCTGAGGCTGACGTAATTCCCGTCTGTGCCAACCCTCAACCCTTTGAGCTAGAAAATGGCGAACTTTATGAACCGGAACCAGAAGTTGTGCCGCTGATGGAACGCTTGGCGACGGTGCTGCGGGCGGAAGGGGATAATTTACTGGCGGACAATCTACTGTTGCAATCGAAACGCCTCACCGAAGAAACTCGCCGCATCATTGACCATCAACGCAAAAAACAAGCAGAGCAAGTTATTGAACGGTATCAGTGGATTGGAGCGGGAGTGATTGCGGTCACGCCTTTGCCTGTGGTGGATATGCTGGCGACGGCGGCGGTAAATGCCCAGATGGTGATGGAAATTGGGCGGGTCTATGGCTGCGAAATTGACGGCGATCGCGGCAAAGAGTTGGCGGTATCCCTCGGCAAAACTCTCGTCAGTTTAGGCGTTGTCAAAGGCGCAGTGGAAATGTTGGCGCGGGTTTTACAAACGAACGTCGCAACTTTTGTGGTGGGCAAAGCTATTCAAGGAGTGACGGCGGCTTATTTGACGCGCATTGCCGGAAAAAGTTTTATCGAATATTTTAGTAACGACCAAGATTGGGGCGATGGCGGCATTACTGAGGTGGTGCAAGAGCAATTTCAACTCAGCAAAAAAGATGAGTTTGTTAAAGATTTTGTCGGTGAAGCACTGCTTAAAGTTGTAAATCCTTTCAAAGATATGTGGCAAATTGAGTTTGAAGAGAACCCAGAGCTTTCAGAATTAGAATGGACAACACCAAAACGTCGCCGTCGTGACGAGTGGTAG